A window of Gossypium raimondii isolate GPD5lz chromosome 7, ASM2569854v1, whole genome shotgun sequence genomic DNA:
CTGTTTTTGTGGGTTATTTTTAGGCCTTTTATGACTCATTTGATGAGCCATTTGATGGACGATGGATCGTGTCCGATAAAGATGATTACAAAGgtgagatttttttataaatgattttatgtttCTATTTATAGGGTCTCTTCAGTTGAATATTTTGTGGATCTGTTTTCTTCATGCTGGTTTTTAGGTGTTTAGAAGTGTTGATTGATTGTGGAGCTTGTTATTGTATTACTAGAAAAGATAATATCCTGAATAAATaattgaaggttaaaatatgctgtattagtccctctacttttataGAATTTGAGGTTTAGTCCCGGTTTTTACAAGTTAAAATTCAGTcctcttattttctttagtttaaatattttagtccgATAGTTTAagtaacatgtttatttttttcaatcataTGCCACTTCACATTAGGGTAGCTTAATCAATAtgccaaattgacaaattttgacaGAAATTACTTATGATTTTAGTGATTTGACTgagatttttaaatcaaaaaagTTGGAGGACTTCATTTCTAACCTTTTAAGATCAGGGATTGAATCtcaaattttgtcaaagtaCAGGGtctaacattatattttaaccacaatagaAATGTTTCAACCTGACTTGATATTTGCTATTCAAGTTGAGTTAGTGAGgggttttaaagaaattaaaaatctaaaatatggATAGAAATTTGATCTTTGGGGAAAGTAGATGTAGtgatcaaatatttaataatgtttaTGCTTTATAATCCACCATTTCTTCGATCCTGAGCTGAAATTTAGGATTCATAATCCACCTTTTAATGTGGAATTAGCTGCCTTAGAGCTTTTTGGgctttttgttcttgttttccATTTAATGCACCTCTTTGTTCACTTGAATCCAGAGTTCCAATTTTGCTTCTCTGATGTTTATATAAATTGCATTCATAGCCATTcaagatttaaaagaaatcatataGTTACCCATTGGCATTTTTGTTatcattatccttttatttttaagtgtgATATGAAATGACATACCCATTGGCCTATTAGATGTTTTAGGGAGTTGAAAGGTATATATTGATGGGGTTTGGGGGGTTGCAGGTGTATGGAAACATTCAAAGAGCGAAGGACATGATGACTACGGGCTTCTTGTGAGCGAGAAGGCACGGAAGTATGCGATAGTGAATGAGCTCAATGAGCCTGTGAGTCTCAAGGATGGAAGCACTGTGCTTCAGTTTGAGACTCGCTTTCAGAATGGGCTTGAATGTGGTGGTGCATATTTGAAATACCTTCGTCCTCAAGAGGCTGGATGGAAGGCTAAGCTATTTGACAATGAATCCCCTTACTCTATCATGTTTGGACCTGACAAATGTGGAGCCACAAACAAGGTTCACTTCATCTTGAAGCATAAGAATCCTAAAAGTGGGGAATACGTCGAACATCATCTTAAATACCCACCCTCTGTCCCATCTGACAAGCTTACTCATGTGTACACTGCGATCTTGAAGCCTGACAACGAGGTTAGAATTCTGATTGATGgggaagagaaaaagaaggctAACTTCCTCTCAGCTGATGATTTTGAGCCACCACTTATCCCTGCTAAGACGATTCCTGATCCAGACGATAAGAAACCTGAGGACTGGGATGAGAGAGCCAAAATTCCCGACCCAAATGCTGTAAAGCCGGATGATTGGGATGAGGATGCTCCCATGGAAATTGAAGATGAGGAGGCTGTGAAACCAGAAGGATGGTTAGATGATGAGCCTGAGGAGATAGATGATCCTGAGGCAACCAAGCCAGAAGATTGGGATGATGAAGAGGACGGTGAGTGGGAAGCCCCCAAAATTGATAACCCGAAGTGTGAGACAGCCCCTGGTTGTGGTGAATGGAAGAGGCCAATGAAGATGAATCCAGCTTACAAGGGAAAATGGTCTGCTCCACTAATTGATAACCCCAATTACAAGGGTATTTGGAAGCCTCAAGAGATTCCAAACCCCGACTACTTTGAGCTTGATAAGCCTGACTTTGAGCCTATTGCTGCTGTTGGTATTGAGATTTGGACAATGCAAGATGGCATATTGTTTGACAATATTTTGATTGCCAAAAATGACAAGGTTGCTGAGTCATATAGGGAGACCACATGGAAGCCTAAGTTTGAGGTTGAGAAAGAAAAACAGAAGGCTGAGGATGAGTCCACTGATTCAGATGGACTTTCAGGCGTCCAGGTAATGCATTGGCAAGATTACTTTGTTATTGTTGGTATGTT
This region includes:
- the LOC105785616 gene encoding calnexin homolog → MGRFALLLLLAFASFQALCFAADDDTAFYDSFDEPFDGRWIVSDKDDYKGVWKHSKSEGHDDYGLLVSEKARKYAIVNELNEPVSLKDGSTVLQFETRFQNGLECGGAYLKYLRPQEAGWKAKLFDNESPYSIMFGPDKCGATNKVHFILKHKNPKSGEYVEHHLKYPPSVPSDKLTHVYTAILKPDNEVRILIDGEEKKKANFLSADDFEPPLIPAKTIPDPDDKKPEDWDERAKIPDPNAVKPDDWDEDAPMEIEDEEAVKPEGWLDDEPEEIDDPEATKPEDWDDEEDGEWEAPKIDNPKCETAPGCGEWKRPMKMNPAYKGKWSAPLIDNPNYKGIWKPQEIPNPDYFELDKPDFEPIAAVGIEIWTMQDGILFDNILIAKNDKVAESYRETTWKPKFEVEKEKQKAEDESTDSDGLSGVQKKVFDVLYKVADIPFLSEYKLQILDLIEKAEKQPNITIGVIVSILVIILTVLFRLLFGGKKQPKVEKNPEVAETSNNQSTSGEKAEEEEEEEEEEKEGTAAAPRRRRRDT